A region of the Candidatus Marsarchaeota archaeon genome:
TGGAGCATGCGGCGCGCCTGCAGTACAGGCTCATGCTCAACGACGCCATACTCAAGGCAAGGGTGCACTATGCGAGAGGCACGATAACCGTTATCTACAACCCGCAAAGTGCGCAAAATCTCCGCGAGAAGATAGGTCTTGAGGGGCTTGTGGCGCTCCTGGCGGGAGAGGGAGTCCACGTCGACGCCGCAAACACTGTTGATTCTGAGTACGACTACTACAAGAACTTCTATTCCTATGCATTCAATCCTCCTGCAGTGCGCGAGCACCCTCCATACGGCTATACTATTGAAGAGTGGCGCAAGATGAAGCCTGACTGGGAGAGGAAGACGGCCAAGGGCAATAAGTCAAAGCAGGACAAGTTCACCGAGTTTCAGGAGAAGTACATTGCGCAGCATCCAGAGCTGGCGAAGGAGCTCGGCGCGCAGATTGCAGTGCAGCAGGGCGCCAAGAAATCTATCCTAAGGAGGATTTTCAGCCAGAAGGCCTGACTAAGCCGTGCCTATCTACAGGCTAAGCACTAATTCTCCAGCCACTACAGGTTCCTCTATCCCAAAGCCCTCCAGCACCTCAGGGCTTATCTCACCGAACGTACCGAATCTGAATGATGCGCACCTGCCGTCGACGAATGCGCCGTCCTTGTGCGCCGCGTAACTGCTTTTCATGCCGAGATGCCTTGCAATCGCATCGACAACGCTCTTCGCCTCTGCAAAGTTGGCCTTTGAGTGCTCGCTGACAAATGCCACGTGCGTCTCCTCTACAGGCTTACCTCCTTCGAGCCTGAACACCTTGCCTATCTCGAAAAGCCTCTGCGGCATCCTTTCGTGCGAAGAATTACCGAGATTCTGCAGCAGCTCCGGCAGCACCTGCTGCCTCAGCATCGTTATCATTTCGGTCTTCGATTTGGCAACGGTTATCGTGCCAGCGCCGCGCTTCCTGCGCATCATGTCGAACTGCAGCTTCTCGTTCGACAAGTAATAGTTCATCGCTTCTGAGAATCCAAGGCCCACCATAAGCATCGCGATGCCGTTATCGCGCACGTTCGTGGCGCTCTCCTTGCCTATGGAATGCCCCCTGACCGGGATCGGCTTTATCGCGGAGTAGCCATAAGCTACCGCGAGGTCCTCTATGACGTCCTGGTCGTTGAACACGTCGGTGCGGTACGGCGCGACGTCGACCGTTATAGTACCGCCGACAGCCCTTGCGATGTAGCCTTCCCGCGCAGCGAGCCTTGCAAGACTCTTTGCCGTGGAGCGCACGCCTATCGTCTCTTCGAAATTCGTTAGCTCTACCCTAATGCGCCTGGATTTCAGTGAGGGCGTGATCTCTTTCCTGTCGGGATACGCTATGATGGCAGGGAACACATCGGCGCCCATGTCTATGAACATGCATGCCGTCATGCGCGCAGCGCCCTCGACCGCATCTTTGTCGGTGCCGGTCACGTCTATCAGCATGTCCCGCGTGCGCGCAGTGGTCTTGGTGGCTTCTGAGTTTATTATTGGTATAAGCGAGAGCACCTTCTCCGAATCCCTCAGGAACGGGTAGTTCGCGCTTCCACTTATCGTGTAGCCGTACTCCTCCCCCTTTGCATGCCCCTTCAGTATCTCCTCGAAGCTCATCGGCCTGCTGCCGTGCAAAGGCACAAAGCGCTCGTTGCGCGCTGCATCGTAAGTCAATGCGCCGTTCACCGAACTCAAATCATGCATGCCCATCGCGAGCTTCTTGCGCTTCCTGCCGTAGTTGTCGCTCAGCTTCTCCATGAAGTCTATAACGTACCTGAGCGCGTTCCCGCCCAGGTCTATGTTCCTGACGACAAACGCTGCTATAAAGGGCCTGACCTTCATCACTGCCGGCGTGACCTTTATGCTGATTGCGGGCTTCCCCGCGACTGCATAGGCCTTCGGCCTTGCCTTGCCCGTATGCAGGCTCAGCGCCCTCACGAGGCCCGCGAACGATAGCATGTCTGGCCTGTTCGGCGTTATCGCGACGGTCACGCTGCCGTTCTTCCGCTCCTCGACATCCATGCCTATGCCGTTGACAAGCTTGTCAAACTCCTGCTCCTTGAAGGCTTTCCCTATGTCTCTCGAATCGAATGTTATATTAGGCATCAGCGCACACCCAGTTCCTTCCTAGTCCTGAGCCAGTCAACGTCATTGCTGTACAGCTCGGTAAGCGAACCTATCTTCAGCTCGTTGAACATTAGCCTGTCGAGCCCCGGCCCCCACGCCAGCACAGTGTTCTTGTTGCCCAGCGCATCGGTTATCTCCTTGCGTATCACGCCGGCTCCGCACAATTCTATCCAGTCTCCGTGCTCCTCGTTGTAGTACGTGACTTCCATGCCAGGCTCGACGAATGGGAAATATGAAGGCTTGATCCTGACATCGAGCCCAAGCTGCGCATAGAACTCCTTCAGCGTGTGTATTAGGTTCGCCAGGCTGAGCCTCTTGCCTATTATTATGCCGTCGCTGTGATGGAGCTCCGCAAGGTGCTTGTAGTCTATGCTCTCGTTCCTGAACACCCTGCCTATCGAGACGAGCTTCAGCGGATCGTCGCCATCGTATTTCGCGTACTTGTATATGTGCCTGGCGGACACGCTCGTAGCATGGGTCCTGAGCACCGCCTGCCTCGCTATTGTGTCTTCCCATACGCCTTTCCAGCCCTTCTCATGCATGGCCTTGACCCTGGCCATGAGCTCCGCATCCCCAATGTCAATCACCTTCGGGTTCGACAGGTAGAACGTATCCTGCATTTCCCGTGTTGGATGGTCCTGCGGCGAGAACAACGCATCGAAGTTCCAGAACGACGACTCTATTATTGGCCCATCGACCTCGGTGAAGCCCATGTCGAGCCATATCCTGCGCACCTTGTCGAGGAACTCGTGCATCGGGTGAAGCCTCGCCGGGTAGAGCGTATCCGAGGGCGCATTCACGTCGTAGCTCTTGAAGGCCTTGCCCTTCCAGCCCTTGGAAAGCAGCAGCTCCTTCGTAAGCTGGCCGAGCTCGCCGCCTGCCATTGCAGATTCAGGTCTTTTCAGCGACGCCTCGCCAGCAGGCGTTATGCTTATGCCTGCAACTATCCCGCTTTCGCTTACCGTAATAAGCTTCCTCTTGGCAAGCAGGTCGAACGCATCGCGCCTCTCCTTCGCAAGCCTGTCCTGCTCGCCCTCCGTAGCATCATTGAGCCTCGCAAGCAGCTCCCTGAGCCCGTACGGCCTGCCTATAGCTCCCTTGCCTGCCCGTGTGAGCTCCACAGCACCGTTGGCTGTCCTTGCCCATCCATTCTTGACTGCCCATCCAAGCGCTATGCTGTCGTGTATCTCACTGGCTTTTTTCGGCCCGCTGAGCAGAGCACGGCAGAGCGCCTCCTCTGGGAACTGGCTCACGTATCTTTGGGCTTCCTCAGTAAGCTTCGCCGTCACGATGCGCCTGCGCTCAACATTTACAAGGCCCTCGTGCTCGAGCCTGTCAAGTGCCCTCTGCGCATCGGCCTTCTGCAGCTTCATGGCCTGTTCGAGCTCGTCGAGCGGCGCGCCGCTATGCGCGGCTATATACTTGAGCATCGTTATGTCGCGTCCCTCCACTCCGATCGCCTACTTCGATGATGCCCTGAAATAAGTGTAGACAATTATACCGATCACTATGAGTGCTATCAGCACGTAAGCGAAGATGCCGAATTCCCTGTATACCGCGCCGAAGAACTGCGCCACCTCGCTGCTCAGGCTCTGGTGTATCACGAACACCAGGGTAAACTTCGAGAGGGGCTCCCCATCGAACCATAACAACTGCGTGGTGTTTGTATAGCCATTGGTTATCGCGCTGGCTGGCGCATCAGGGATCGGGTAAACATTCTCTATCGTCGCGCCGCTCGGCAGCACAATCTCAAGCGTCGTGTTCTGCGGCAGGAAATCACCGCTGGCTCCGTGCTCGAAATTGAAATCAGCGGGATTGAACGTGTAGACGTACGTTCTCGGCGCCGTCTGGTTGATGTAAGTGACGTTGTTAACATAATACGTCATGACGAGATAAGCGATGCCTCCGTTGCTGTTGTGTATGAGCGGCCCTGGCAGGAACTTGAAGCTGTACAAGCTAGTGCCTGGGTTGATTATGTGCTGCACCAGCGTTGACCCTATGAGCTGCTGCCAGCTGCTGAGCGTAAGGTTCAGCGCCAGCCTGTCGGTCTCATACTGGCTGACCGAGGTGTTGCCTGTGATCTTTACGGTAAGCACTTCAGTCACCTGCGCACTGGAATTCGTATTGAGCGTAACGGTGGTGTTCAGGTACGTGACAGTATAGGAGGCGAAGCTGCTGGCCGGCACAATGGCAATGAGCAGGGCAGCCAACAGCAACAGAGCGCGCGGAACCATATTCTGCACCACCTTAGTTTCCAAGACTACTAATAATAAGCTTTTGTGTGCGCCTGAAGTCAGGTTCCGACGTCATGTAAAGGAAGCCAATGCAAAGGTTTTTAATACAGCATTTTCATAATAACAATA
Encoded here:
- the pheT gene encoding phenylalanine--tRNA ligase subunit beta, which gives rise to MPNITFDSRDIGKAFKEQEFDKLVNGIGMDVEERKNGSVTVAITPNRPDMLSFAGLVRALSLHTGKARPKAYAVAGKPAISIKVTPAVMKVRPFIAAFVVRNIDLGGNALRYVIDFMEKLSDNYGRKRKKLAMGMHDLSSVNGALTYDAARNERFVPLHGSRPMSFEEILKGHAKGEEYGYTISGSANYPFLRDSEKVLSLIPIINSEATKTTARTRDMLIDVTGTDKDAVEGAARMTACMFIDMGADVFPAIIAYPDRKEITPSLKSRRIRVELTNFEETIGVRSTAKSLARLAAREGYIARAVGGTITVDVAPYRTDVFNDQDVIEDLAVAYGYSAIKPIPVRGHSIGKESATNVRDNGIAMLMVGLGFSEAMNYYLSNEKLQFDMMRRKRGAGTITVAKSKTEMITMLRQQVLPELLQNLGNSSHERMPQRLFEIGKVFRLEGGKPVEETHVAFVSEHSKANFAEAKSVVDAIARHLGMKSSYAAHKDGAFVDGRCASFRFGTFGEISPEVLEGFGIEEPVVAGELVLSL
- a CDS encoding phenylalanine--tRNA ligase subunit alpha yields the protein MEGRDITMLKYIAAHSGAPLDELEQAMKLQKADAQRALDRLEHEGLVNVERRRIVTAKLTEEAQRYVSQFPEEALCRALLSGPKKASEIHDSIALGWAVKNGWARTANGAVELTRAGKGAIGRPYGLRELLARLNDATEGEQDRLAKERRDAFDLLAKRKLITVSESGIVAGISITPAGEASLKRPESAMAGGELGQLTKELLLSKGWKGKAFKSYDVNAPSDTLYPARLHPMHEFLDKVRRIWLDMGFTEVDGPIIESSFWNFDALFSPQDHPTREMQDTFYLSNPKVIDIGDAELMARVKAMHEKGWKGVWEDTIARQAVLRTHATSVSARHIYKYAKYDGDDPLKLVSIGRVFRNESIDYKHLAELHHSDGIIIGKRLSLANLIHTLKEFYAQLGLDVRIKPSYFPFVEPGMEVTYYNEEHGDWIELCGAGVIRKEITDALGNKNTVLAWGPGLDRLMFNELKIGSLTELYSNDVDWLRTRKELGVR